A region from the Dehalococcoides mccartyi CG5 genome encodes:
- a CDS encoding AAA family ATPase, which translates to MPFIPEDDIRLLLDSLGDLPPAEKCPFLLILVGLPGTGKSTFAGRFAKQIPVVILESDALRKTLINQPVYSDSEHTRVFKAIHELMGKLLGQSVSLVLDATSMTAKDRSPLYNIADGLGIKWFVVEMDLPPGIVKKRMERRMQQGASRSDADWTIYQMLKPMFEPVSEECYRIKTEADFQPVLARVIKDVKTYIEQEECR; encoded by the coding sequence ATGCCGTTTATACCTGAAGATGATATAAGATTACTGCTGGATAGTCTGGGTGACTTGCCTCCGGCTGAGAAGTGTCCGTTTTTGCTTATACTGGTGGGTCTGCCGGGAACAGGAAAAAGCACCTTTGCCGGGCGTTTTGCAAAACAAATTCCGGTCGTGATACTGGAAAGTGACGCTCTGCGTAAAACTCTGATAAATCAGCCTGTTTATTCCGATTCAGAGCACACCAGAGTATTTAAGGCAATACATGAACTGATGGGCAAATTACTTGGGCAGAGTGTATCGCTGGTGTTGGACGCTACCAGCATGACTGCCAAAGACCGCAGCCCTTTATATAACATTGCCGACGGGCTGGGTATAAAATGGTTTGTTGTAGAGATGGATTTGCCGCCGGGGATAGTTAAAAAACGCATGGAACGGCGGATGCAACAGGGTGCGTCCCGCTCTGATGCGGATTGGACAATTTATCAGATGCTGAAGCCTATGTTTGAGCCTGTTTCCGAGGAGTGTTATCGTATAAAGACCGAGGCTGATTTTCAGCCGGTGCTGGCACGTGTAATAAAAGACGTAAAAACCTATATAGAGCAGGAGGAGTGTAGATAA
- a CDS encoding DegV family protein → MANSVAIVTDTTACIPAELVRKYQIEVIPIQIVIGGKAYPDAELDLSQFYRILKESPLTLKTVGSLPGPYIEAFTRLAAKTDQILCITEPVRFSGMFNAAQLAAMQVLEKYSNLRIKVIPCETAAAGLGLVVLEAARQAEAGKSLDNLVGIVSTLMQRVYLYAALDTFDYLIRGGRIPKIAALADSVLQIKPVFTLRNGDAQTVALPRTAEKALQNMLDLMMGHVKGKGKLKVAVMHADALERAHRLEQNIKEKFPEAEILIMEFTPVMGVHTGPGVVGVAFYET, encoded by the coding sequence ATGGCGAACAGTGTAGCCATAGTTACCGATACTACTGCCTGTATACCGGCCGAACTTGTCAGAAAGTACCAGATAGAAGTTATTCCTATACAAATTGTTATCGGCGGCAAAGCTTATCCTGATGCGGAACTTGACCTTAGCCAGTTCTACCGGATACTCAAGGAATCCCCTCTGACACTCAAAACGGTTGGCTCATTGCCGGGTCCATATATTGAGGCATTTACCCGGCTGGCAGCCAAAACTGACCAGATTTTGTGTATTACCGAACCTGTACGGTTTTCGGGTATGTTCAATGCCGCCCAGCTGGCTGCCATGCAAGTGCTGGAAAAATACTCCAACCTTCGTATAAAAGTTATCCCCTGCGAAACTGCCGCTGCCGGTTTGGGGTTGGTAGTTTTGGAAGCTGCCCGCCAAGCCGAAGCCGGAAAAAGCCTTGATAATCTGGTAGGCATAGTAAGTACCCTGATGCAGCGGGTATATCTGTATGCGGCGCTGGATACTTTTGACTATCTGATTAGGGGCGGGCGTATACCCAAAATAGCCGCCCTGGCAGATTCTGTGCTTCAGATAAAACCTGTTTTCACCCTGCGTAACGGCGATGCTCAAACAGTAGCCCTGCCCCGCACTGCCGAAAAAGCCTTGCAGAATATGCTGGATCTGATGATGGGGCACGTAAAAGGCAAAGGGAAACTGAAAGTGGCTGTAATGCATGCTGATGCTTTGGAACGGGCACACAGGCTGGAGCAAAATATAAAAGAAAAATTCCCTGAGGCGGAAATTCTGATTATGGAATTTACCCCGGTTATGGGAGTTCATACCGGTCCGGGGGTAGTTGGTGTGGCCTTTTACGAGACATAA
- a CDS encoding TrpB-like pyridoxal phosphate-dependent enzyme, protein MVQTKFILQEKDMPQVWYNIQPDLPVPLPPVLHPGTGKPVTPADMEAIFPMNLIMQEFSPERHIPIPEELLELYKIWRPTPLYRAHRLEKALQTPAKIFYKLEDVSPAGSHKPNTALAQAYYNKQAGIKRISTETGAGQWGSSLAMACKFFDIECKVYMVKVSYNMKPYRRIMMETWGASVVPSPSPDTRIGREILERDPECPGSLGIAISEAVEDAVTHPGTKYALGSVLNHVLLHQTIIGQEAKKQMAMADCYPDIVIGCVGGGSNFGGIAIPFVEDKLNGTHKDTRILAVEPASCPSLTKGLDAYDFGDEAGMTPMMKMFTLGHQFMPPPVHAGGLRYHGMSPLLSHLSRLKLIEATAVQQIETFEAGMQFAQTEGFISAPETNHAIRATIDEALKCRETGEAKTILFCHSGHGHVDMASYDLYLRGKLSNYEYPAELVKEAQKGLPKVNV, encoded by the coding sequence ATGGTTCAAACCAAGTTCATACTGCAGGAAAAGGATATGCCTCAGGTCTGGTACAATATCCAGCCTGATTTGCCCGTACCGCTGCCTCCCGTTTTGCATCCGGGCACCGGCAAGCCGGTCACTCCGGCTGATATGGAAGCTATATTCCCTATGAACCTTATCATGCAGGAGTTCAGCCCCGAAAGGCATATACCCATCCCGGAAGAACTGTTGGAACTATATAAAATCTGGCGGCCAACCCCTCTTTACCGTGCCCACCGGCTGGAAAAGGCTTTGCAGACTCCGGCTAAAATCTTTTACAAACTGGAAGATGTCAGCCCGGCCGGTTCACACAAACCCAATACCGCCCTGGCTCAGGCTTATTACAATAAACAAGCCGGCATAAAGCGGATTTCCACCGAAACCGGCGCCGGACAATGGGGTTCTTCTCTGGCTATGGCTTGCAAATTCTTTGACATAGAGTGCAAGGTCTATATGGTAAAGGTAAGCTACAATATGAAACCTTACCGCCGCATTATGATGGAAACCTGGGGTGCCTCTGTCGTACCCAGCCCCAGCCCGGATACCCGAATAGGCCGTGAGATACTGGAACGTGACCCCGAATGCCCCGGCAGTTTGGGTATTGCCATAAGTGAAGCTGTGGAAGATGCTGTAACCCATCCCGGCACCAAGTATGCTCTGGGTAGTGTACTTAACCATGTACTCCTTCACCAGACTATTATCGGTCAGGAAGCTAAAAAGCAGATGGCCATGGCAGACTGCTACCCTGATATTGTTATTGGCTGTGTTGGCGGCGGTTCAAACTTTGGCGGTATCGCTATACCCTTTGTGGAAGACAAACTGAACGGTACTCACAAGGATACCCGCATTTTGGCAGTTGAGCCCGCCAGCTGTCCTTCACTGACCAAGGGTCTGGACGCCTATGACTTCGGAGACGAAGCCGGTATGACCCCTATGATGAAAATGTTTACGCTGGGTCACCAGTTTATGCCACCTCCGGTACATGCCGGCGGGTTGCGGTATCACGGCATGTCTCCCCTGCTGTCTCACCTCAGCCGCCTGAAGCTGATTGAGGCTACAGCGGTTCAGCAGATAGAGACCTTTGAAGCGGGCATGCAGTTTGCCCAGACTGAAGGCTTCATAAGCGCACCTGAAACCAACCATGCCATCAGGGCTACAATTGATGAAGCCCTGAAATGCCGCGAAACCGGCGAAGCCAAGACTATTCTCTTCTGCCACAGCGGTCACGGCCACGTGGACATGGCTTCTTACGACCTGTACCTGCGGGGCAAGCTCAGTAACTACGAATACCCGGCAGAACTGGTAAAAGAGGCTCAGAAGGGTTTGCCTAAAGTCAACGTCTAG
- a CDS encoding class I adenylate-forming enzyme family protein: MNLADRLSEVVAACPEAVALKFEDKNITYAELDRISDCYAWALTRLGALAGERVALLIPNCLEFIYFYFGIVKIGAVAVPLDPKYKWPELKALLDDCQPKVLVCQTDGLNILHHHQSELGFIQHYISLEDSSYPDIVLLKNFLANVPESPFEFDVPETQTAHIAYTSAAQLRPQGVMISQSNLVRTAAISAGGFGQSNKDRVILFALPLHHIIGLVVVMLGTIFSGGSVIMLSGVSVDCLLKTIEKESITVFLGVPFIHAMLVRHLRENSSEYNLASLRLCGSAGAPLPPELVLSYRVLLDKDLVDFYGLTESTSHVTCQPLDRSGKPCSVGKVLGGFELEVVDSAGKLLAPSQAGEIIIRGPVMDGIYRQPEKTNQMLRNGWLYTGDIGYKDNDGFVYIKYFIKPMLITKGQNIYFSDLEDLLLSCPGVREVLAVGIPDPDGMRGEVVRVAVVLRDGVTQTSAGIKKYCLDNLAQYKTPREIYILKDLPRDLLGLPCRDSLKQM, translated from the coding sequence TTGAATCTTGCTGATAGGCTTTCAGAAGTAGTTGCGGCCTGTCCTGAGGCTGTGGCCCTGAAATTTGAAGATAAAAATATTACCTATGCAGAGCTGGACAGGATTTCTGACTGTTATGCGTGGGCACTTACCCGTCTGGGGGCACTTGCGGGTGAGCGGGTGGCACTCCTGATACCAAACTGCCTTGAATTTATATATTTTTATTTTGGTATAGTCAAAATAGGGGCTGTGGCCGTGCCGCTTGACCCAAAATACAAATGGCCGGAGCTTAAAGCCCTGCTTGATGATTGCCAGCCCAAGGTATTGGTTTGTCAAACAGATGGACTGAATATTTTGCATCACCACCAGTCTGAATTAGGTTTTATACAGCATTATATCAGTCTGGAAGACAGCAGTTATCCGGACATAGTTTTATTAAAAAATTTTCTGGCAAATGTACCTGAAAGTCCCTTTGAGTTTGACGTGCCAGAAACTCAGACTGCCCATATAGCCTATACCTCGGCAGCCCAGTTACGCCCGCAAGGTGTGATGATAAGCCAATCAAATCTGGTCAGGACGGCAGCAATATCTGCCGGCGGGTTTGGGCAAAGCAACAAAGACAGGGTTATCCTGTTTGCTCTGCCTCTGCATCATATAATAGGGTTGGTGGTGGTTATGCTGGGTACTATATTCAGCGGCGGGAGTGTCATAATGCTCTCAGGTGTTTCTGTAGACTGCCTATTAAAGACTATTGAAAAAGAAAGCATTACAGTATTTCTGGGTGTTCCTTTCATTCATGCCATGCTGGTTCGCCACCTGCGGGAAAATTCCTCTGAATACAATCTGGCTTCACTAAGATTGTGCGGCAGTGCCGGTGCACCTTTGCCTCCGGAACTGGTGCTGTCATACAGAGTTTTACTGGATAAAGACCTGGTGGATTTTTACGGCCTTACTGAATCTACTTCTCATGTAACCTGCCAACCTCTGGATAGAAGCGGTAAGCCTTGCTCAGTAGGCAAAGTGCTTGGCGGGTTTGAGCTGGAAGTGGTGGATTCGGCCGGCAAACTGTTAGCGCCGTCTCAGGCAGGAGAGATAATTATCCGTGGGCCTGTGATGGACGGAATTTACCGCCAGCCTGAAAAAACCAACCAGATGTTACGTAACGGCTGGCTTTATACCGGTGATATCGGCTATAAAGATAATGACGGATTTGTTTACATAAAATATTTTATCAAACCTATGCTTATTACCAAAGGCCAGAACATATATTTTTCTGACCTTGAAGATTTGCTTCTTTCATGCCCGGGGGTGAGAGAAGTACTGGCGGTGGGGATACCTGATCCGGATGGTATGCGGGGTGAGGTGGTTCGGGTGGCGGTAGTACTTCGGGATGGGGTTACCCAGACTTCTGCCGGTATTAAGAAGTACTGTCTGGATAATCTGGCACAGTATAAAACCCCCCGGGAAATTTATATTCTGAAAGATTTACCCCGTGATTTGCTGGGATTGCCCTGTAGAGACAGTCTTAAACAAATGTAA
- a CDS encoding S1C family serine protease has product MKKKLHLFSLFLCILIATAAFSAGGCDYLSQPINTDNSDNTPSTSTPLDENWKFPSPQQNLPELANYAMVVARVKPAVVAVDVEYITQDIFGRQTVAIASGSGFIIDPSGYIITNNHVVEGGSTVTVTLSDNRTFTASRVVTDSRTDLAVIKVDTLGEELPFVYIGDSSALEVGEPVAAIGNALGLGITMKGGWISRLDAQITVDQSVTLYGLIGTDAAINEGNSGGPLVNMAGEVIGITSAKIVEVGVEGVGYAININSARTFIEELVNKGYITRPFMGVIGILTVDAAIQSYFKLGIDKGVLLRGIAENGPAEKAGLKANDVILSINGQAVLTDEELILAIHGKKVGDKIEVSYFRDGVTSTVTLILAETPPPES; this is encoded by the coding sequence ATGAAAAAGAAACTACATTTATTCAGCCTGTTTCTTTGTATCCTGATTGCCACTGCTGCTTTTAGTGCCGGTGGCTGTGATTATCTGTCCCAGCCCATAAACACTGATAATTCAGACAATACCCCTAGTACCTCTACCCCACTGGATGAAAACTGGAAATTTCCCTCTCCTCAGCAGAACCTGCCCGAACTGGCAAACTATGCCATGGTGGTTGCCAGAGTAAAACCGGCAGTGGTAGCGGTAGACGTGGAATATATAACCCAGGATATATTCGGCCGCCAGACTGTGGCCATAGCCTCAGGTTCAGGTTTTATAATAGACCCCAGCGGTTATATCATTACTAATAACCATGTAGTTGAAGGCGGAAGCACTGTAACCGTAACCCTCTCAGACAACCGCACCTTTACCGCCAGCCGTGTTGTGACAGATTCGCGTACAGACCTGGCCGTAATCAAGGTGGATACCCTGGGGGAGGAGTTGCCTTTTGTGTATATAGGTGATTCATCCGCTCTGGAGGTGGGTGAACCGGTAGCGGCCATCGGGAATGCCCTTGGTCTGGGAATAACCATGAAAGGCGGCTGGATAAGCCGTCTGGATGCCCAGATAACCGTTGACCAAAGTGTAACCCTGTACGGATTGATAGGTACAGATGCGGCCATAAACGAAGGTAATTCCGGAGGCCCTCTGGTAAATATGGCCGGTGAAGTTATCGGCATTACTTCTGCCAAAATTGTGGAAGTGGGAGTGGAAGGCGTGGGTTACGCCATAAATATAAACTCCGCCCGCACTTTTATTGAAGAACTGGTAAACAAAGGATATATTACCCGTCCCTTCATGGGGGTAATAGGCATACTGACCGTAGATGCGGCCATCCAGTCTTATTTCAAGCTGGGCATAGATAAAGGCGTGCTGTTACGGGGTATAGCTGAAAACGGACCTGCTGAGAAAGCCGGACTTAAGGCTAATGACGTTATCCTGTCAATAAACGGCCAAGCAGTACTTACTGATGAAGAACTGATACTGGCTATTCACGGTAAAAAGGTAGGGGATAAAATAGAAGTCAGCTATTTCCGGGACGGAGTAACCAGTACCGTAACCCTGATACTGGCTGAAACTCCGCCACCGGAAAGCTAG
- a CDS encoding S1C family serine protease: MKKLFKNFFGLFISISLVLSMLLAQGCDILQDFSNSPEDNTQNQTNTQNLPDQSDEIGSVPSPVNFVNAVKAVKPSVVSINVELVTRDIFGRTIVEQAAGSGWIIDSNGIIVTNNHVVEDATSITVTLDDGRTFNSVAVRTYPANDLAVIKINATNLPAVKLGDASKLAVGEPVAAIGNALGMGISMTGGWVSRLNTTVEFSDTESLTGLIETDAAINPGNSGGPLVNYQGEVIGITSAKIQEVGVEGIGYAISLYIALPIINNLISQLPA, from the coding sequence ATGAAAAAACTTTTCAAAAATTTCTTCGGTCTGTTTATTTCAATCAGTCTGGTTCTGTCCATGTTGCTGGCACAGGGCTGTGACATACTTCAGGATTTCAGCAATTCCCCTGAAGACAACACTCAAAACCAAACTAATACTCAAAACCTGCCAGACCAAAGTGATGAAATCGGCAGTGTACCAAGTCCTGTCAATTTCGTAAATGCGGTAAAGGCCGTAAAACCTTCGGTAGTATCTATAAATGTTGAACTGGTCACCCGTGATATTTTCGGGCGGACAATAGTAGAGCAAGCCGCCGGCTCAGGCTGGATTATAGATTCAAACGGTATTATCGTAACCAATAACCATGTAGTGGAAGACGCCACCAGCATCACGGTAACGCTGGATGACGGGCGTACCTTTAATTCGGTAGCTGTACGTACTTACCCTGCCAATGATCTGGCGGTAATAAAGATAAATGCCACCAATTTACCCGCAGTCAAACTGGGAGATGCCTCCAAACTGGCAGTAGGCGAACCGGTGGCCGCCATCGGCAATGCTCTGGGCATGGGTATTTCCATGACCGGGGGCTGGGTAAGCCGTTTGAATACTACCGTTGAGTTCAGTGATACCGAAAGCCTGACCGGACTGATAGAAACTGATGCCGCCATAAATCCGGGTAACTCCGGCGGTCCGCTGGTTAACTATCAGGGTGAGGTAATAGGCATCACCAGCGCTAAAATACAAGAGGTAGGCGTGGAGGGCATTGGCTATGCTATCAGCCTGTATATAGCTTTGCCCATTATCAATAACCTTATCTCCCAGTTGCCGGCTTGA